A single region of the Deefgea piscis genome encodes:
- a CDS encoding TPM domain-containing protein: MQRRCQLLIYMLGILLCPFLFAASIAIPQLNARVTDLTQTLNAQQTATLDQQLASLEQRKGSQLAVLIVPSTGDESIEQFAIKVVDQWQLGRKGVDDGVLLLVAKDDKKVRIEVGRGLEGALPDVVSSRIIREFILPAFRQGDFVGGIDAGVAKISAVIDGEALPPAATAPAAAAPFKILGLEPLTLAGILFAGFILSQIGGRWLGRGGVAAVSGFAAISTGTPITLALLLGIGMALTLSIVTSRLFIELIGLVLSHQSGRGGGFNHRGGYGGGGFGGGGGGGFSGGGGGFGGGGASGGW, translated from the coding sequence ATGCAGCGCCGCTGCCAATTATTAATCTATATGTTAGGTATATTGCTATGCCCTTTTTTATTTGCCGCCAGCATAGCAATACCCCAGCTTAATGCTCGTGTTACCGATTTAACGCAGACGCTCAATGCCCAGCAAACTGCCACGCTAGATCAGCAGTTAGCCAGCTTAGAGCAGCGCAAAGGTAGCCAATTGGCGGTGCTGATCGTACCAAGCACTGGCGATGAAAGCATTGAGCAATTTGCGATTAAAGTGGTCGATCAATGGCAATTGGGCCGCAAAGGCGTGGATGATGGTGTGCTGCTATTGGTCGCCAAAGACGATAAAAAAGTGCGTATCGAAGTCGGTCGTGGTCTTGAAGGCGCTTTGCCCGATGTGGTGAGCAGCCGGATTATTCGTGAGTTTATTTTACCCGCGTTCCGGCAAGGTGATTTTGTCGGCGGTATCGACGCTGGCGTGGCCAAAATCAGCGCCGTGATTGATGGTGAAGCACTACCGCCTGCGGCGACTGCGCCGGCTGCTGCTGCGCCATTTAAAATCCTTGGCTTAGAGCCGCTCACATTGGCGGGGATTTTATTTGCTGGCTTTATTTTGAGCCAAATCGGCGGTCGCTGGCTGGGACGCGGCGGCGTGGCCGCAGTGAGTGGTTTTGCCGCCATCAGCACCGGCACACCGATCACGCTGGCTTTGCTACTTGGCATCGGCATGGCATTGACGCTGAGCATTGTTACTAGTCGTTTATTTATCGAACTTATCGGCCTCGTTTTAAGCCATCAAAGCGGACGCGGCGGCGGTTTTAATCATCGCGGTGGTTATGGTGGCGGCGGATTTGGCGGCGGAGGCGGTGGCGGTTTCAGCGGCGGTGGTGGTGGATTTGGAGGCGGTGGCGCCTCGGGAGGATGGTAA
- a CDS encoding LemA family protein — MKRLFISGILALSLTGCGYNALQAQDETVAAAWSEVLNQYQRRADLVPNLVNVVKGYAAHEEKVLLGVTEARAKVGSIQVTPELANDPAALKRFQEAQAGMGSALSRLMAISEKYPDLKANENFRDLSAQLEGTENRITVARNRYIQDVKAFNTTARTFPNNLTAKIFGIEVKPNFSVENEKAISSAPTVDFSGEKK; from the coding sequence ATGAAACGATTATTCATTAGTGGGATTTTGGCTTTGTCACTCACTGGTTGCGGCTATAACGCATTGCAAGCCCAAGATGAAACAGTGGCAGCGGCTTGGTCCGAAGTGCTCAATCAATATCAGCGCCGTGCCGATTTAGTCCCTAATTTAGTCAATGTGGTGAAAGGCTATGCCGCGCATGAAGAAAAAGTATTACTCGGTGTGACCGAAGCGCGCGCCAAAGTGGGCAGCATTCAAGTCACCCCCGAACTCGCCAATGACCCTGCCGCACTCAAGCGTTTTCAAGAAGCACAAGCCGGCATGGGATCGGCATTGTCGCGCTTGATGGCGATCTCGGAAAAATATCCCGACCTCAAAGCCAATGAAAACTTCCGCGATTTATCGGCCCAACTCGAAGGCACCGAAAATCGCATTACCGTCGCACGTAATCGCTATATCCAAGATGTGAAAGCGTTTAATACCACCGCGCGCACCTTTCCGAACAATCTCACCGCCAAGATTTTTGGCATTGAAGTGAAACCCAACTTTAGCGTTGAAAACGAAAAAGCGATTTCAAGCGCGCCAACGGTGGATTTTAGTGGCGAGAAAAAATAA
- a CDS encoding YhcH/YjgK/YiaL family protein encodes MLLGHLNHSNGALPVIIETALNYLRHTDFSTMAAGRYPLDGERMIAIVQTPMTQPWETGMPEFHQRYIDIQYLVAGEEVIGYLPPNPALGLSVDQLAERDIAFVHPQENESRLVLSAGMYAIFFPGELHKPCRALNTPVSIKKVVIKIDINCLN; translated from the coding sequence ATGCTACTTGGCCATTTAAATCATTCCAACGGCGCTTTACCGGTCATCATCGAAACCGCACTCAATTATTTACGCCATACCGACTTTAGCACCATGGCGGCAGGCCGCTATCCACTCGATGGCGAGCGCATGATTGCCATTGTGCAAACCCCAATGACCCAACCTTGGGAAACGGGAATGCCTGAGTTTCATCAACGCTATATTGATATTCAATACCTGGTTGCAGGTGAAGAAGTGATTGGCTATTTACCACCCAATCCGGCGTTGGGTCTGAGTGTCGATCAACTGGCCGAGCGCGATATTGCTTTTGTTCACCCACAAGAAAACGAATCACGGCTGGTGTTAAGTGCCGGCATGTATGCCATCTTTTTCCCTGGCGAATTGCATAAACCGTGTCGTGCGCTCAACACTCCGGTAAGCATAAAGAAAGTTGTGATTAAAATTGATATAAACTGCCTCAATTAA